The Candidatus Polarisedimenticolaceae bacterium genomic interval CAGGCGTTTCCAGGCGCGTTCCGCGCCGTCGAGGTCCCCCGTTCGCTCGAGCGCTCCGGCGAGGCCGAACCAGGGGCGCGGATCGTCGGGGGCGCGTCGCGTCGCCTCGAGGAAGGCGGCGGCCGACTCGTCGTGCCGTCCCGCGTTCGAGGCGAGGATCCCCTTCTCGTTCCAGACCTTCGCGGTCCCCGGATAGGCGCGCAGGGAGGAGGCCACGAGCGCGTCCATCGAGCGCCACTCGAGGTCGCGCCGCACGGTCGGGACGGCGAGGGCGACGGCGATCGCCGCGAGGATCGTCGGCTTGCGCACGGCCCAGGCGGCCAGGCACGCCGCGCCCGCGAGCGGGAGCACCAGCCAGCGTTCGGCGAACAGCACCCCCGCCGGCGACACCACGTGCAGCGCCGGCAGCAGCGGGAAGGCGAACAGCGCCGCGCCGAGCCAGACCCTCGGATCCCGGAAGCGCCACGCGAGGATCGCGAGCGAGACGAGAATCGTCCCGCCCGCGAGCGCGGCGATCGTTCGAGGCACGTCGATCGTGCCGGTCGCGTAGAGGTGGTTCAACCCGAACGGGGCGACGACCAGGCGTGCGGCGAGCGCGAGGAGGTCCAGCGCCGCGGCGGCGCGCGCCCCGGTGCCCGCCCCGACGAGCGGGTTGTCGGTCGCCGCGATCATCGGGACGGCGCCGAGGCCGCCGAGGGTCGCGCTTCGCACCAACAGGTACGCCGCAAGGACCCCAAGGCACGCGCCCTGGAACCGGAGCGTGCGCCGTCCCTCCCCACGCGCCCACGCCAGGGCGATCAGGACGAACGCCCCTGAGACCGCGCTCTCCTTGCAGAGCATCGACGCACCGAGGAGCGCAAGCGCCAAGGCCCCACGCCCGCGCCCCTGCGCGAGCAACGCCGCGAGGAGGAGCGCCGCCGCGAGGAGGTCCGCGCGCCCCACCGCGCTCGCGACCGCTTCCGTCACCGCCGGGTGCCACGCGAACAGGGCCGCCGCCGCCGCCGCGGGAGGACGCCCGGTCCCGAGTTCCGCCAGCAGGGCGAAGAGGAGCGCCGCCGCCGCACCGAGGATCGCGAGATCCCCCGCGTGGTAGAGGGCGGGG includes:
- a CDS encoding tetratricopeptide repeat protein encodes the protein MSVERRWILGVALAAVLPHLVVIGNPLLHDAPIAITGNEVVQRLPISQVWERDFWGLEPRAGTPWSGSWRPLVTLTWAAQARTLGNAPALYHAGDLAILGAAAALLFALLAELGTGRPPAAAAAALFAWHPAVTEAVASAVGRADLLAAALLLAALLAQGRGRGALALALLGASMLCKESAVSGAFVLIALAWARGEGRRTLRFQGACLGVLAAYLLVRSATLGGLGAVPMIAATDNPLVGAGTGARAAAALDLLALAARLVVAPFGLNHLYATGTIDVPRTIAALAGGTILVSLAILAWRFRDPRVWLGAALFAFPLLPALHVVSPAGVLFAERWLVLPLAGAACLAAWAVRKPTILAAIAVALAVPTVRRDLEWRSMDALVASSLRAYPGTAKVWNEKGILASNAGRHDESAAAFLEATRRAPDDPRPWFGLAGALERTGDLDGAERAWKRLLELAPANAGALWLKVARWQLGHGRVDAARATLEEAARRFPNDPAVSAAAGTPSAPR